One Actinomyces marmotae DNA window includes the following coding sequences:
- a CDS encoding putative glycoside hydrolase, which translates to MTGVGAWIRYGGPLEAQDVEEAARHYRAAILQPWETAAAARLKELAPHMTVLAYQCLSSTRDFEPPERLASGIAHAEAARHGWHARRRDGSLIEWDGYPGHFQAAVWDPDYRRAWVERVRERIAPTAFDGVMADNDVFDDYYGLGLPIEGADDPAALRDSLGMLVDEAGAALAGIGRILVPNIAEARREPGRWERHSAWGGGFDECWLGWGDDSFLDATAALAQAHQLTAPGLTIVRAPSGGAGAPRALYGLAAFWVLGGGRGAFASTGHDDYSRLAWMPALDADLGAPLGPPRHRGLLWRRDFERGVAIVNLDGARGARPRLPAGLVAPGPRGGADGAPLPRRPLLGPRSGLIALRP; encoded by the coding sequence ATGACCGGCGTCGGCGCCTGGATCCGCTACGGCGGCCCCCTCGAGGCCCAGGACGTGGAGGAGGCGGCCCGGCACTACCGGGCCGCCATCCTCCAGCCCTGGGAGACGGCCGCCGCCGCGCGCCTCAAGGAGCTCGCTCCCCATATGACGGTCCTGGCCTACCAGTGCCTGTCCTCCACGCGGGACTTCGAGCCGCCCGAGCGCCTCGCCTCCGGGATCGCCCACGCCGAGGCCGCCCGCCACGGCTGGCACGCCCGGCGCCGCGACGGCTCCCTCATCGAATGGGATGGCTATCCGGGGCATTTCCAGGCCGCCGTCTGGGACCCCGACTACCGGCGCGCCTGGGTCGAGCGCGTGCGCGAGAGGATCGCCCCCACCGCCTTCGACGGCGTCATGGCCGACAACGACGTCTTCGACGACTACTACGGCCTCGGCCTGCCCATCGAGGGCGCTGACGATCCCGCCGCGCTGCGCGACTCCCTCGGGATGCTGGTGGACGAGGCCGGCGCCGCCCTGGCGGGCATCGGCCGGATCCTCGTCCCCAACATCGCCGAGGCCCGCCGCGAGCCCGGCCGCTGGGAGCGCCACAGCGCCTGGGGCGGGGGCTTCGACGAGTGCTGGCTCGGCTGGGGCGACGACTCCTTCCTCGACGCCACCGCCGCGCTCGCCCAGGCCCATCAGCTCACCGCCCCCGGCCTGACGATCGTGCGCGCCCCCAGCGGGGGCGCCGGAGCGCCCCGGGCCCTCTACGGGTTGGCCGCCTTCTGGGTGCTGGGCGGCGGGCGTGGCGCCTTCGCCTCCACCGGCCACGACGACTACTCGCGCCTGGCCTGGATGCCCGCCCTCGACGCCGACCTCGGAGCGCCCCTGGGGCCTCCCCGGCACCGAGGCCTCCTGTGGCGGCGCGACTTCGAGCGGGGGGTCGCCATCGTCAATCTCGACGGCGCCCGCGGCGCCCGCCCCCGGCTTCCCGCCGGGCTCGTGGCGCCCGGCCCTCGGGGTGGGGCCGACGGC